The Streptomyces pactum genome contains a region encoding:
- a CDS encoding ATP-binding protein has product MPEDTSWEYSLYIPNDPRAVTISRRTLRLILTMHGLIGLVDVAELLAAELIGNAVLHTKGPAALRVRWSAGVLRIGAWDADPEPPDAPARFADVAEDENGRGLALVRACSDLWGWQPLSRFGNRGKYVWCELGAPQPGVTNRAS; this is encoded by the coding sequence ATGCCCGAAGACACTTCCTGGGAGTACTCCCTGTACATCCCGAACGACCCCCGCGCCGTCACCATCAGTCGCCGCACCCTCCGTCTGATCCTGACCATGCACGGGCTGATCGGTCTCGTCGACGTCGCGGAGCTGCTCGCGGCGGAGCTGATCGGCAACGCCGTGCTGCACACCAAGGGCCCTGCGGCACTGCGCGTGCGGTGGTCGGCCGGGGTGTTGCGGATCGGCGCGTGGGACGCCGACCCTGAACCCCCGGACGCTCCCGCCCGGTTTGCGGACGTGGCCGAGGACGAGAACGGCCGGGGGCTCGCCCTCGTCAGGGCCTGCTCCGACCTGTGGGGCTGGCAACCGCTCTCCCGGTTCGGCAACCGGGGCAAGTACGTGTGGTGCGAGCTCGGTGCCCCTCAGCCCGGCGTCACCAACCGCGCCTCGTAG
- a CDS encoding response regulator, with the protein MTDHPIRVLIADDQMMVREGFSVLLNAMPGIEVAGEAVNGREAVDKVRELAPDVVLMDIRMPELNGIEATREIVAADGAAKVLVLTTFDLDEYVYQALRAGASGFLLKDASARQLADGVRVVAAGEALLAPSVTKRLITEFSKLSDGPRPLSSAQGAYGELTERETEVLVLIAQGLSNSEIAERLVVAESTIKTHVSRVLVKLGLRDRTQAAVFAYEARLVTPG; encoded by the coding sequence ATGACTGACCACCCGATCCGGGTCCTGATCGCCGACGACCAGATGATGGTGCGCGAGGGCTTCTCGGTCCTGTTGAACGCGATGCCGGGCATCGAGGTCGCCGGTGAGGCGGTCAACGGCCGGGAGGCGGTCGACAAGGTCCGGGAGCTGGCCCCCGACGTCGTCCTGATGGACATCCGTATGCCGGAGTTGAACGGCATCGAGGCGACCCGGGAGATCGTCGCGGCGGACGGCGCGGCGAAGGTCCTCGTCCTCACCACCTTCGACCTCGACGAGTACGTGTACCAGGCGCTGCGCGCGGGCGCCTCCGGCTTCCTCCTCAAAGACGCCTCGGCCCGCCAGCTCGCCGACGGTGTCCGGGTGGTGGCCGCCGGCGAGGCGCTCCTCGCCCCCTCGGTCACCAAGCGTCTGATCACCGAGTTCTCGAAGCTGTCCGATGGCCCGCGTCCGCTCTCCTCGGCGCAGGGGGCGTACGGCGAACTGACCGAGCGGGAGACGGAGGTCCTGGTTCTCATCGCGCAGGGCCTGTCCAACTCGGAGATCGCCGAGCGCCTGGTGGTCGCCGAGTCGACGATCAAGACGCACGTCAGCCGCGTCCTGGTGAAGCTGGGCCTGCGGGACCGCACCCAGGCGGCGGTCTTCGCCTACGAGGCGCGGTTGGTGACGCCGGGCTGA
- a CDS encoding histidine kinase, translated as MAHVVPETDAREPVSAGTTAHAWSAYRVNVTETTHQQHGYATRSQEYRLFRNALRGLRQDMFHDPFAYRLLPPRHTDGPFVRRLPGRLRADARYLPHAVVGGIALLALVVGAVGGSLPGGDLPALVTGVLCALPVAATLVRPIGAFWLSLVVTPLVALISGNGLEWPWMPGAFISHLTVVIVVALRTRPRTAVWMWVLTTVYAFLSDVFLGGSYYYTNSGPMMVTSAFALLLVCLWHIRHTAQQEVTAQQTVTAHERSRRTALEERTTIARELHDVVAHHMSVVAIQAEAAPYRVENPPEELERAFATIRENAVAALTELRRILGVVRAEDYEAPDAPQPTLSDLDALLANVREAGLAVDKVVTGAVRELPPGVELSAYRIVQEALSNSLRHAPGATARVEVSYVLGGLGLRIVNGSMPQPSLVKPSPGAGHGITGMRERVTMLDGEMTADSTDDGGYEVAVFLPVTARTEGEA; from the coding sequence GTGGCCCATGTAGTACCTGAGACGGACGCCCGGGAACCCGTCTCGGCGGGGACGACCGCCCACGCCTGGTCGGCCTACCGTGTGAACGTGACCGAGACGACTCACCAGCAGCACGGGTACGCGACCCGAAGCCAGGAATACCGGTTGTTCCGGAACGCCCTGCGGGGACTGCGCCAAGACATGTTCCATGACCCCTTCGCCTACCGTTTGCTGCCGCCTCGGCATACGGACGGTCCGTTCGTCCGTCGGCTGCCCGGCCGGCTGAGGGCGGACGCGCGGTACCTCCCGCACGCGGTGGTGGGTGGGATCGCGCTGCTCGCCCTGGTCGTCGGCGCGGTGGGGGGCAGCCTGCCTGGCGGTGACCTACCTGCCCTGGTGACCGGCGTACTGTGCGCTCTCCCGGTGGCCGCCACGCTGGTCCGGCCGATCGGCGCGTTCTGGTTGTCGCTCGTCGTGACCCCGCTGGTCGCGCTCATCAGCGGCAACGGGTTGGAGTGGCCGTGGATGCCCGGCGCGTTCATCTCCCATCTCACGGTCGTGATCGTCGTGGCGCTGCGCACCCGGCCCCGCACCGCTGTCTGGATGTGGGTCCTGACGACCGTGTACGCCTTCCTCTCGGACGTCTTCCTCGGCGGGTCGTACTACTACACGAACAGCGGCCCCATGATGGTGACGTCCGCGTTCGCCCTGCTCCTGGTCTGCCTCTGGCACATCCGGCACACCGCCCAGCAGGAGGTGACCGCCCAGCAGACCGTCACGGCGCACGAACGCTCCCGCCGCACCGCGCTGGAGGAGCGCACCACCATCGCCCGCGAACTGCACGACGTCGTCGCCCACCACATGTCGGTGGTCGCCATCCAGGCGGAGGCCGCGCCCTACCGGGTGGAGAATCCACCGGAGGAGCTGGAGCGGGCCTTCGCCACCATCCGGGAGAACGCGGTGGCAGCCCTCACCGAGCTTCGCCGCATCCTGGGAGTCGTCCGCGCCGAGGACTACGAGGCCCCGGACGCACCCCAGCCGACGCTCTCCGACCTGGACGCCCTGCTTGCCAACGTGCGCGAGGCGGGCCTGGCCGTGGACAAGGTGGTGACCGGCGCGGTGCGCGAGCTGCCGCCCGGTGTGGAGCTGTCGGCGTACCGGATCGTGCAGGAGGCGCTGAGCAACTCCCTGCGGCACGCGCCCGGCGCGACCGCCCGCGTCGAGGTCTCCTACGTGCTGGGCGGCCTGGGCCTTCGGATCGTGAACGGTTCGATGCCCCAGCCCTCCCTGGTCAAGCCGTCGCCGGGCGCCGGGCACGGCATCACCGGCATGCGCGAGCGTGTGACGATGCTGGACGGCGAGATGACGGCGGACTCCACCGACGACGGGGGTTACGAGGTGGCGGTGTTCCTGCCGGTCACCGCGCGGACCGAAGGGGAAGCATGA
- a CDS encoding response regulator, with translation MTTSSNGRVIRVLIADDQQMVRQGFTVLLNTQPDIEVIGQAVDGLDAVAKVAELAPEVVLMDIRMPELGGIEATRRITVATPEIRVLVLTTFDLDEYVYEALRAGASGFMLKDASADQLAEAVRVVAAGDALLAPGVTRRLIAEFARLDDRPRAPLKARVGELTERETEVLALIAQGLSNAEIAQRLVVAEQTVKTHVGRILVKLGLRDRTQAAVFAYESGLVRPSGY, from the coding sequence ATGACGACCAGCAGCAACGGCCGCGTGATCCGTGTGCTGATCGCCGACGACCAGCAGATGGTCCGGCAGGGATTCACCGTGCTGCTCAACACCCAGCCCGACATCGAGGTGATCGGGCAGGCGGTGGACGGCCTGGACGCCGTGGCCAAGGTCGCCGAGCTCGCCCCGGAAGTCGTCCTGATGGACATCCGCATGCCCGAGCTGGGCGGTATCGAGGCCACCCGACGCATCACCGTGGCGACCCCGGAGATCAGAGTGCTCGTGCTGACCACCTTCGACCTCGACGAGTACGTGTACGAGGCGCTGCGGGCCGGCGCGTCCGGTTTCATGCTGAAGGACGCCTCCGCCGACCAACTCGCCGAGGCGGTCCGGGTGGTGGCGGCCGGGGACGCGTTGCTCGCGCCGGGCGTCACGCGGCGGCTGATCGCCGAGTTCGCCCGGCTGGACGACCGGCCGCGCGCGCCGCTGAAGGCTCGTGTCGGTGAGCTGACCGAGCGGGAGACCGAGGTGCTCGCCCTGATCGCGCAGGGCCTGTCGAACGCGGAGATCGCCCAGCGGCTGGTCGTCGCCGAGCAGACGGTGAAGACGCACGTCGGCCGGATCCTGGTGAAGCTGGGGCTCAGGGACCGGACGCAGGCGGCGGTGTTCGCGTACGAGTCGGGGCTGGTGCGGCCCTCGGGGTACTGA
- a CDS encoding sensor histidine kinase produces MSRVGRVMLRGSRRMITGGPVKRALRVLHDDLWTWRADPLPPSVWLRWFPHGIVCLAALGVLLGGAAQLNDNGRVEPGFAFLIALAQAGAMVLALWRPVSAWWLSMAAMLVGAIAVRAEMVAGGYKFTWPWTAAGIIGHLFVLLLLALRVRTRVSAEALALTALATYVVQGLVGGLNYQPTGELAVILFAVVVVLGTALRGLREARMELAQQTSLTAEERARRTLLEERGRIARELHDVVAHHMSVISIQAQVAPLLVENPPDELKENLAGIRQNALEALTELRRVLGVLRSEHPDALETPDGADAAPHAPQPTLDRLDTLVENIRAAGLTVTAETSGTRRPLPPGVELSAYRIVQEALSNILRHAPGATARVHLTHLPIGLRVDVSNTRPQRAPAPSQGAGHGLLGMRERVAMLDGTLTARSLPDGGYQVAAFLPADGPDLLAPDHSAHDSTEDDTR; encoded by the coding sequence GGATCCGCTGCCGCCGTCGGTGTGGCTGCGCTGGTTCCCGCACGGGATCGTCTGTCTGGCCGCCCTGGGCGTGCTGCTCGGTGGCGCCGCCCAGCTCAACGACAACGGCAGGGTCGAGCCCGGGTTCGCCTTCCTGATCGCCCTCGCCCAGGCCGGCGCGATGGTGCTGGCGCTGTGGCGGCCGGTCTCGGCGTGGTGGCTGTCGATGGCGGCGATGCTGGTGGGGGCCATCGCCGTGCGGGCCGAGATGGTGGCGGGCGGCTACAAGTTCACCTGGCCCTGGACGGCCGCCGGGATCATCGGGCACCTGTTCGTCCTGCTGCTGCTCGCCCTGCGGGTCCGTACCCGGGTGTCCGCGGAGGCGCTGGCCCTGACCGCGCTCGCCACCTACGTCGTGCAGGGCCTGGTGGGCGGGCTGAACTACCAGCCGACCGGTGAGCTCGCCGTCATCCTGTTCGCGGTCGTCGTCGTGCTCGGCACCGCCCTGCGCGGACTTCGCGAGGCCCGCATGGAACTCGCGCAGCAGACCTCGCTCACCGCCGAGGAGAGAGCCCGGCGCACCCTGCTGGAGGAGCGCGGACGCATCGCGCGCGAGCTGCACGACGTGGTCGCCCACCACATGTCGGTGATCTCCATCCAGGCCCAGGTCGCCCCCCTCCTCGTCGAGAACCCGCCGGACGAGCTGAAGGAGAACCTCGCGGGCATCCGGCAGAACGCGCTGGAGGCCCTCACCGAGCTGCGCCGTGTGCTGGGCGTGCTGCGCTCCGAGCACCCCGACGCACTGGAGACGCCCGACGGGGCGGACGCCGCCCCGCACGCCCCGCAACCCACCCTCGACCGGCTCGACACGCTGGTGGAGAACATCCGGGCCGCCGGTCTGACCGTCACCGCCGAGACGAGCGGGACACGCAGACCCCTGCCGCCCGGGGTGGAGCTGTCGGCGTACCGGATCGTGCAGGAGGCGCTCAGCAACATCCTGCGGCACGCGCCCGGCGCGACCGCCCGGGTCCACCTCACGCACCTTCCGATCGGGCTGCGCGTCGACGTGTCCAACACCCGCCCGCAGCGGGCCCCGGCGCCGTCCCAGGGGGCAGGGCACGGACTGCTCGGCATGCGGGAACGGGTGGCGATGCTCGACGGCACCCTGACGGCGCGGTCACTGCCGGACGGCGGCTACCAGGTGGCCGCGTTCCTGCCGGCCGACGGCCCCGACCTTCTTGCCCCCGACCATTCTGCTCACGACTCCACCGAGGACGACACCCGATGA